The Coccidioides posadasii str. Silveira chromosome 2, complete sequence genomic interval GAATATCGACCTTAGCATCTTCCATCGTTTCTTTGCTGGTGGCTGCGACTGTGCTGGTGTAGTGGTAGCAGTAGCATTACTAGCCTGGATAGGATTTTGTTCACTGGAAGCGTTCACGCGGTCTGTTGCCGAAGGAACATCATCCAAGAACACGAAAAGGCTAGTTGGCGGCGGAGCAGCATCGTCTCTTATTATAATTATTCGGCGTCCAGGGGCCGGGCTGCAGGGAACTGATGACAAGGGAGCCGTAAGCTGCTTTTCCGCTCTAGATTGGTAGGCAAGAAAGTAATTCCAGACAGCTCCTAATCGGCTAGACAAATCGCTGTAGATTCGCCTACGAGGTTTTAGTACTCAGCGTCAGAACACACCGTAGTGCTGATGGGACATACCTATCTAGAGACGAAGGTTGATCGCTCAATCGCGCCAGCCTCCAGCATAGCAAACGGTGGAAATAAGCACGGACCATGGGGCTCCAATGGCTGAAATAGTGATGGAAGACTTGATGCTGTAATAATAAGCCTGAGCATAGCTGCTCTTTCCTTCGCTCGTCCCGGTTGATGGCTTCCCAAGCAGCAAATATAAAAGCAAAAGCCCGCACTTCTGTGACGATGTGCTTGCTCTTCATCATTTGCTTGCAAACCTCAAGCCAAAAATCCCAGTCCAAGATATCAGGTTGACCAGTCGATTGACAATAGGGAGGAATGATAGGCACAAGCTCTTCAACGAAGTCACAGAGAACAAAACATGGACCATGGTCAAAAAGGGAGGTTTTTCGAGCGGCCAACTTGAGGATCGAACAGAACGCCTCAAGGAAGAACTGTTTGGTATCCGCCGGAACTGAGTTATCGAGCAGAATATTCTTCAGTATCAATATGAGCCTATTTTCCGACATAATTCGCAGCGAATTAGTAGCTCCTAAAGGGAATCCTGTGGCCGTGGCTTCTGCCCCATCAATGAAATCTTCAAATGTAGTGGACGTAGCGCCATGGGCATTTTCTGGAATCTGTGGGTTCGACTGTTTGCTGAGTGTACTCTCTAAGACCGCGAGCATCTGAGCATGCACCAATACTAACCCAGGAACGTAAACACGCCTTGATAAATCCGTTCCTGCTGGCAAGAATTCCGCAGCAAGAATATGAAAGTGTTTCACGAAAACGAAAAACAGGTCCGTATCCCGTCCGCACCAGCGAGAAACCCACGGTCCAAGCCAATTGATATTCGAAGCGGCCAAGGGAATGGAGACGTTACGCCGCAAGTTACGGACAAGAGCCGCATACGAGGTAAAACTTAGGGATCTTACAGCTGGCGGAAAGCAAGATACAATATACTCAGATATTGCGCTTCTGGTTGCAGGATTGCCTTCTGTTTTGAACTGGCTTGTCACCCTTTTGAGCAAATCGGGACCAGCATTCCACAGTCGTACGAGTAAATCGCACACGTCAcgacagaaaaagaagccgTATGCACATGATTTTCCGGCAAAAGAAACCAGGCTTGCAGGGGTGTGCCTTGTGGACATCTTGTCAACGCAATAAGCCAGCTGTGAGAGCAGGTTTTGGGATAGAATGTTACGAATGTTATGATGGATTGACTCCACCAGGAAATCGGACCCAGTAGACTCGAGAGATGTGGTTGATTTCTGCGTGAGATCTGATTTTTGAGTTGGAGTTGCACCCGGAGAATTAGGGGAGGTTGGAATCCGCCATTCCGGTCTCATCATAATGGCTGTAATTGCTTCAAGATAGACCGGCCGGTCTACTCCCGTGATAGAATGGCTAGTCCTGCCACTGAGCGTTTCCAGCAGCCCAGTCCACCATTTATTTAAAATATTCACGCGGCGATCCAGGTCTTCGGGCCGCAGGCAGCTGTTGGACGGGTGTTTAGCATATCGTGCAAGACATGGAAGAAGGGACGAGCGGATCACGTTCACTTTGAGAGAGCTCGATTTTGATTGGTATCTTCGAGATGTTAGCCCAGGGGTTGTTGATTGACGAAAGCCAGCTAGGTACATACTTTTGAAAATCCGCATCGAGACCTCTGAAAACATTCCATAGCTCATCCTTTTTCCGTGGCTGTTCCGGTTTTCTTTTAGTCGCATTCGATGGAGGGTTTTGCGGAATTGGAGGGATATCCGTTTTGGACAAGCCGACAGATGCTGCCAACCTTTCTAAGGATGATTTTCGGCATAACGACTGAAGGGACGGGGTCCTGGTGATAACTGGCGAGGCGTCACTCTGCTCTTTCGCTACAACCGTGCTGAGTGGCCGTCGATTCCGCTTTGTTAGGACACTGGGGGCCCTGGCTAGGTCGGTGCCTGGATGTTTTCCACTTTCTTTGGTTGGTTCCGCAGGCGTGCCATCCTGCGCTGGCGGGTCAGATTCAAATGAAGTTCGTCCATTTGCGAGCCCCGGACGCTGTTTATCGTCTCTGTTTGTCTGAGATGGTGACGGCGACCTTGAGGATTTCCATGTTCTGCGAGTTAGACTTGCGAGAGCGCCCGTTACAGCCTTCGTCCTGCGTGGACGTTCAGGAGTTCTAGCACCTTTTTCGCTAGTAGAATTAATCCCGTTCTCGTCATCGATCCCCAGTGTAAATACAGGGCCTTTCTTGCGTTTAGAGCGGAGAGAGGATTGACGTAATACCTCTTTTCCGGATACAAAATCACCAGTGTGTTGGGAGGCAATCTGCTGGTCCGCGGAGTGTGTCAAATTCACTTCCGAAAGTGTCTTTCTCATGGAGTTGCTCTCTCCGCCTGGGTTCAGTTCTGGAACGCAATTATAGCTCGCTGAGCGTGTCAGCTGAGATGAACTACCACCGTGTTCTCCACCATTTCTGAAAGAAGGCATCGTCGAACGACGATTGTGTAGACGGAAGAGGGGGAATTCAAAATCGTCAAAGCCTGGGCTTTGGAGAGACCCGCTCTCCAACAGTATGGCAGTGGACAGTCCACGTTCACACCATCGAGTTTGCTCTGTATTATGGAATCGGCGACGGTTTGGGATCTCCGAGTGAACCGCTCCTGTAGTGGAAGATGAAAAAAATGGTAGATCGAGCACAGGGCAGTTGAAAGAAAGTAAGATCGCGAACCAACGGGTGTTCTCAGCTATTAGATAACGAGTGATGACGGCCGTGTTCTAAGGGCAGGGTTAGTTATACACACTTTCAGAAAGGCCCACCGATCGATTCCTAGTCGTTACCGGGAAAAAGGAGACGGAGACTCTGGTCACTTCTCCTCGATCTGGGATCGTTTCATAGAAAACTTCAAAGACAAGCTTGGCGGGGAAATAAAAAGGACTGCAAGGGTGA includes:
- a CDS encoding uncharacterized protein (EggNog:ENOG410PITE~COG:S~BUSCO:1076at33183); the protein is MPSFRNGGEHGGSSSQLTRSASYNCVPELNPGGESNSMRKTLSEVNLTHSADQQIASQHTGDFVSGKEVLRQSSLRSKRKKGPVFTLGIDDENGINSTSEKGARTPERPRRTKAVTGALASLTRRTWKSSRSPSPSQTNRDDKQRPGLANGRTSFESDPPAQDGTPAEPTKESGKHPGTDLARAPSVLTKRNRRPLSTVVAKEQSDASPVITRTPSLQSLCRKSSLERLAASVGLSKTDIPPIPQNPPSNATKRKPEQPRKKDELWNVFRGLDADFQKYQSKSSSLKVNVIRSSLLPCLARYAKHPSNSCLRPEDLDRRVNILNKWWTGLLETLSGRTSHSITGVDRPVYLEAITAIMMRPEWRIPTSPNSPGATPTQKSDLTQKSTTSLESTGSDFLVESIHHNIRNILSQNLLSQLAYCVDKMSTRHTPASLVSFAGKSCAYGFFFCRDVCDLLVRLWNAGPDLLKRVTSQFKTEGNPATRSAISEYIVSCFPPAVRSLSFTSYAALVRNLRRNVSIPLAASNINWLGPWVSRWCGRDTDLFFVFVKHFHILAAEFLPAGTDLSRRVYVPGLVLVHAQMLAVLESTLSKQSNPQIPENAHGATSTTFEDFIDGAEATATGFPLGATNSLRIMSENRLILILKNILLDNSVPADTKQFFLEAFCSILKLAARKTSLFDHGPCFVLCDFVEELVPIIPPYCQSTGQPDILDWDFWLEVCKQMMKSKHIVTEVRAFAFIFAAWEAINRDERRKEQLCSGLLLQHQVFHHYFSHWSPMVRAYFHRLLCWRLARLSDQPSSLDRRIYSDLSSRLGAVWNYFLAYQSRAEKQLTAPLSSVPCSPAPGRRIIIIRDDAAPPPTSLFVFLDDVPSATDRVNASSEQNPIQASNATATTTPAQSQPPAKKRWKMLRSIFGNSSNPKPGEVTPPGSSCDESDDLGGSKSEFNASSADPRHTESNGSDLEETSKPYRAYTFRFCLEWVDRQRCLPRSRRLFPPSLPTQTQIYLQATRKTAVGGSDSGSGSGSGPGSVSNSVSETSSVLESDTDCMEESSNAMALNASPWAVSACPIVKEISCSSNPQHTGNRCFVASKYAGRALAEWGLVVSECDCFFQRRKDEGVPCDNLVEIPMLSVDSFRK